From the Borrelia puertoricensis genome, one window contains:
- the trxB gene encoding thioredoxin-disulfide reductase, with protein sequence MLKFEVLDIKRSNKKVLRSEMNFVEDVIIVGSGPAGITAGIYAVMSGYKTVILEGPEPGGQLTTTMEVYNYPGFKKGVNGRELMLNMKEQVINLGAITYLETVTSIEKRDNIFYLFTDNYVYKSKAVIIASGSVPKKLNTLKNSDLFWNRGISVCAICDGHLFKGKTVAVIGGGNTAISEAIYLSKLSEKVYVIVRKDYLKAISMLRQNVEKLPNVEILYNCEAIEVNGDNVVSRIQILDKNNSIFKLNVDGIFVAIGYKPNTEFLKGFLELDEDGYVSTQDIVKTSVEGVFSCGDVSNKLYAQAITAAAEGFLASVELRNFLG encoded by the coding sequence ATGTTAAAGTTTGAAGTACTGGATATAAAGAGGAGTAATAAAAAGGTTTTAAGATCAGAGATGAATTTTGTTGAGGATGTAATCATTGTTGGTTCAGGACCTGCGGGGATTACGGCTGGAATCTATGCTGTTATGAGTGGGTATAAGACAGTTATTTTAGAAGGACCTGAGCCTGGAGGGCAACTTACAACGACTATGGAAGTGTATAATTATCCAGGATTTAAAAAAGGTGTAAATGGAAGAGAATTGATGTTGAATATGAAAGAGCAGGTGATTAATTTGGGTGCTATCACTTATCTTGAGACTGTAACATCTATAGAAAAAAGAGATAATATTTTTTATCTCTTTACTGATAATTATGTTTATAAAAGCAAAGCTGTTATTATTGCATCGGGATCGGTACCTAAAAAACTTAATACTCTTAAGAATTCAGATTTATTTTGGAATAGAGGTATTTCTGTGTGTGCAATTTGTGATGGGCATCTTTTTAAGGGAAAAACAGTTGCAGTAATTGGTGGGGGTAACACAGCAATCTCTGAAGCTATTTATTTAAGCAAATTATCAGAAAAGGTATATGTTATTGTGAGAAAGGATTATTTGAAGGCTATTTCTATGTTAAGACAGAATGTTGAAAAATTACCTAATGTTGAGATTTTATATAACTGTGAGGCGATAGAAGTTAATGGAGATAATGTTGTATCTAGGATACAAATTCTTGATAAGAATAATTCTATTTTTAAATTGAATGTAGATGGGATATTTGTGGCTATTGGTTATAAGCCAAATACAGAGTTTTTAAAAGGGTTTTTGGAATTGGATGAGGATGGATATGTCTCTACTCAAGATATTGTTAAAACTAGTGTTGAGGGAGTTTTTTCGTGTGGTGATGTTAGTAACAAGCTTTATGCACAGGCTATTACAGCTGCTGCTGAAGGGTTCCTAGCTTCTGTTGAGCTGAGAAATTTTTTGGGATAA
- the rlmB gene encoding 23S rRNA (guanosine(2251)-2'-O)-methyltransferase RlmB: MYITHANSIIESIKNNKGLKLYISKTSSKIINIEKIARDYNIQIIKVNDLAKIIGNNNHRGFALKLKISKSNNTKKQDKNLEKFLKEFQHKNNIFILILDGIEDPQNFGAILRTSEQFNIDLVITSQRRSAKDNATTLRTSSGASQYVNKLTVPNINNVIKDLKKNGFWIYASDIEGKAINTMKINNTKIALIMGNEGKGIHKLIKENSDFLVKIPTTGKIDSLNVSVSTGILIFEIKRQLNLL; the protein is encoded by the coding sequence ATGTATATTACACACGCCAATTCAATAATTGAAAGCATAAAAAATAATAAAGGACTTAAATTATACATTTCAAAAACAAGTTCAAAAATCATAAATATTGAAAAAATAGCCAGAGACTATAACATTCAAATAATAAAAGTGAATGATCTTGCTAAGATAATTGGCAATAACAATCATAGGGGTTTTGCATTAAAATTAAAAATTTCTAAATCCAACAATACAAAAAAACAAGATAAAAACTTAGAAAAATTCTTAAAAGAATTTCAACATAAAAATAATATATTTATCTTAATACTTGATGGAATAGAAGATCCTCAAAACTTTGGAGCAATTCTTAGAACATCAGAACAATTTAACATTGATCTTGTAATTACTAGCCAGAGACGCAGTGCAAAAGACAACGCAACAACCTTACGCACTAGCTCTGGCGCAAGTCAATATGTTAATAAATTGACAGTCCCAAATATAAATAATGTAATAAAAGATTTAAAAAAAAATGGATTTTGGATATATGCCAGCGATATCGAAGGTAAGGCAATAAACACCATGAAAATAAATAATACCAAAATTGCACTTATTATGGGCAATGAGGGCAAAGGAATACACAAATTAATAAAAGAAAATTCAGATTTTTTAGTAAAAATCCCAACTACAGGAAAAATAGATTCATTGAATGTATCGGTTTCAACAGGAATTTTAATATTTGAAATAAAAAGACAACTTAACTTACTTTAA
- the dnaJ gene encoding molecular chaperone DnaJ, producing MKRDYYEILGLSKGASKDEIKKAYRKIAIKYHPDKNKGNKESESIFKEATEAYEVLGDDNKRAQYDRFGHTAFEGGGGFSGFSSGFSGFSDIFEDFGDIFDSFFTGRRGQDKNRQNEQGQDITYQIEISLEDAYLGYKNNINISRNMLCESCLGKKSEKGTSPSICNMCNGSGRIMQGGGFFRVTTTCPKCHGNGKIISNPCKSCKGAGSLKYKETIELKIPSGIDDSQQIKMRGKGSVNPDNQQYGDLYIRVSIKPHRIFKRNGKDLYATLPISFTQAALGKEIKIQTIAEKKIEIKIPKGTDNDEQIIIKNEGMPILHTEKFGNLILIIKIKTPKNLSYNATRLLEDLSKEINDIDKVTLNKI from the coding sequence GTGAAAAGAGATTATTATGAAATTTTGGGGCTCTCAAAAGGAGCCTCAAAAGATGAAATCAAAAAAGCATATAGAAAAATAGCAATCAAATATCATCCAGACAAAAATAAAGGTAACAAAGAATCTGAATCTATTTTTAAAGAAGCAACAGAAGCTTATGAAGTCTTGGGAGATGACAATAAGCGTGCTCAATACGATCGATTTGGACACACAGCTTTTGAAGGTGGAGGGGGATTTAGTGGGTTTTCTAGTGGATTTAGTGGATTCTCAGACATTTTTGAAGATTTTGGAGATATCTTTGATTCATTCTTTACTGGAAGACGAGGACAAGATAAAAATAGACAAAATGAACAGGGTCAAGATATAACATATCAAATAGAAATATCACTTGAAGATGCTTATTTAGGTTATAAAAATAACATTAACATCTCAAGAAATATGTTATGTGAATCTTGCTTAGGAAAAAAATCTGAAAAGGGAACCAGTCCTTCAATATGCAACATGTGTAATGGTAGTGGCCGAATAATGCAAGGAGGAGGTTTTTTTAGAGTAACAACTACATGTCCTAAATGCCATGGAAATGGAAAAATAATATCAAATCCTTGTAAATCATGCAAAGGAGCTGGTAGCCTTAAATATAAAGAAACAATCGAACTTAAAATTCCATCAGGAATTGATGATTCTCAACAAATAAAAATGAGAGGAAAAGGCAGCGTAAATCCCGATAATCAACAATACGGAGATCTCTACATAAGAGTATCAATAAAACCCCATAGAATTTTCAAAAGAAATGGAAAAGATTTATACGCAACTCTTCCAATAAGTTTTACTCAAGCAGCACTTGGAAAAGAGATAAAAATACAAACAATAGCAGAAAAAAAGATTGAAATAAAGATTCCAAAGGGAACAGACAATGATGAACAAATCATCATCAAAAATGAGGGCATGCCAATACTACATACAGAAAAATTCGGAAATCTCATTTTGATTATTAAGATCAAAACTCCTAAAAATCTAAGTTACAATGCCACTCGTCTACTGGAAGATTTAAGCAAGGAAATTAATGATATTGATAAAGTTACTCTAAATAAAATTTAA